In Phalacrocorax aristotelis chromosome 6, bGulAri2.1, whole genome shotgun sequence, one DNA window encodes the following:
- the LRTM1 gene encoding leucine-rich repeat and transmembrane domain-containing protein 1, translated as MVPGNWLLVLSVILLTYAAHGCPDKCLCHTASKTADCKNRGFTEIPARLPPEIQILQLQNNHIWRINQNAFTGTPLLKILDLSNNSLSSLAPGAFQKLRYLQVLNLTRNLIHYIENKTFSFLPHLKELDLSSNSIIRLPETFGNSTGNITLLSVKHNKLQKMERVLLESLPNLKVVLFKDNPWQCNCNVFGLKLWLESFLYRGGISDGIICSTPGIRKGKDLLKVPYELFGACPLTTAHVHLASIHHHSFEHRSSLKHAHHNEHEENSHSNCEPKPKPRPVSLRHAIATVVITGVVCGIVCLMMLAAAVYGCAYAAITAKYHRDHLAPVRQHGTPEEKEPFDSSLA; from the exons ATGGTACCAG GTAACTGGCTTTTAGTTTTGAGTGTCATCTTGTTGACATATGCAGCTCATGGGTGTCCTGACAAATGCCTATGCCATACAGCATCAAAGACTGCAGACTGCAAGAATAGAGGATTTACTGAAATTCCTGCCCGTTTACCTCCTGAAATTCAGATACTACAGTTGCAGAATAACCATATTTGGAGAATCAACCAAAATGCATTCACTGGAACACCATTGCTCAAAATCTTAGACTTGTCTAATAATTCTCTCTCAAGTTTGGCACCTGGTGCTTTCCAAAAATTACGGTATCTACAGGTTCTAAACCTAACCAGAAATTTGATTCATTACATAGAAAACAAGACTTTCAGTTTCCTCCCACACCTAAAAGAACTGGACTTGTCATCCAACAGCATTATACGTTTGCCTGAGACTTTTGGAAACAGCACAGGGAATATAACATTGCTGTCTGTTAAGCATaacaaacttcagaaaatggaaCGAGTTCTGCTGGAGTCACTTCCAAACCTGAAAGTGGTCCTTTTCAAAGATAATCCCTGGCAATGCAATTGTAATGTCTTTGGCCTGAAACTGTGGCTGGAGAGCTTTTTATACAGAG gaggaaTAAGTGATGGCATTATCTGTTCAACGCCAGGGATTCGGAAGGGAAAGGACCTCCTCAAAGTTCCCTATGAGCTGTTTGGGGCATGCCCTCTAACAACAGCTCACGTTCATCTGGCTAGCATTCACCACCATAGCTTTGAGCACAGAAGTTCTCTGAAGCATGCTCATCACAACGAACATGAGGAAAACAGCCATTCAAACTGTGAACCCAAACCAAAGCCAAGGCCTGTTAGTTTGCGCCATGCAATTGCCACTGTAGTGATAACTGGAGTTGTCTGTGGAATTGTGTGTCTAATGATGTTGGCAGCTGCTGTTTATGGTTGTGCCTATGCTGCAATTACTGCTAAGTATCACAGAGATCATTTGGCCCCGGTCAGACAGCATGGGACTCCTGAGGAAAAAGAGCCATTTGATAGTTCCTTGGCTTGA